In Archangium violaceum, the following are encoded in one genomic region:
- a CDS encoding PQQ-dependent sugar dehydrogenase, giving the protein MRTRLLLSALLVLAAGSGCRKSQAKNAPDCILVEDDFGPNGTVPITVDVVAEGLEVPWGIAWLPGGDALVSERPGRVRLLRQGVLQPNPVATVKIARSSEGGLLGIAAPPDFASHRRFYLYVTHDADGSPRNRVERWTLSEDHATATFERVILGDIPASKYHDGGRIRFGPDGMLYVGTGDAREPDNSQAMDTPSGKLLRLTPEGEVPDDNPFPGKAAFLLGVRNTQGFDWKDRDTLYFTDHGPSGDTLRRGHDEVNVVRKGDNLGWPTIYSCQSGEGFVTPSLTWDDAVPPGGAAIYTGEAIPEWKGSLLVGVLGARHLHRVVFSPDNPRQVTRHEVYLRNEWGRLRETTMGPDGHLYVTTSNCDGRGDCGPRKDVILRIRR; this is encoded by the coding sequence ATGCGCACCCGCCTCCTGCTCTCCGCCCTCCTGGTCCTCGCCGCTGGCTCCGGCTGCCGCAAGAGCCAGGCGAAGAACGCGCCCGACTGCATCCTCGTCGAGGACGACTTCGGCCCCAACGGCACCGTGCCCATCACCGTCGATGTCGTCGCCGAGGGGCTCGAGGTCCCCTGGGGCATCGCCTGGCTCCCGGGTGGCGACGCCCTCGTCTCCGAGCGCCCCGGCCGCGTCCGCCTGCTGCGCCAGGGCGTGCTCCAACCCAACCCCGTCGCCACCGTGAAGATCGCCAGAAGCAGCGAGGGCGGCCTGCTCGGCATCGCCGCGCCTCCCGACTTCGCGAGCCACCGGCGCTTCTACCTCTACGTCACCCATGACGCGGACGGCAGCCCGCGCAACCGCGTGGAGCGCTGGACGCTCTCCGAGGACCACGCCACCGCCACCTTCGAGCGCGTCATCCTCGGCGACATCCCCGCCAGCAAGTACCACGATGGCGGCCGCATCCGCTTCGGCCCGGACGGCATGCTCTACGTCGGCACGGGCGACGCGCGCGAGCCGGACAACTCGCAGGCCATGGACACCCCCTCCGGCAAGCTGCTGCGCCTCACTCCCGAGGGCGAGGTGCCCGACGACAACCCCTTCCCGGGCAAGGCCGCCTTCCTCCTCGGCGTGCGCAACACCCAGGGCTTCGACTGGAAGGACCGGGACACCCTCTACTTCACCGACCACGGACCCAGCGGCGACACGCTCCGCCGCGGGCACGACGAGGTCAACGTGGTGCGCAAGGGGGACAACCTCGGCTGGCCCACCATCTACAGCTGCCAGTCCGGTGAGGGCTTCGTCACCCCGTCCCTCACCTGGGACGACGCGGTGCCTCCGGGCGGTGCCGCCATCTACACCGGCGAGGCCATCCCCGAGTGGAAGGGCTCGCTGCTCGTCGGCGTGCTCGGCGCCAGGCACCTGCACCGCGTGGTCTTCTCTCCCGACAACCCCCGGCAGGTCACCCGGCACGAGGTGTACCTGCGCAACGAGTGGGGCCGCCTGCGAGAGACCACCATGGGCCCGGACGGCCACCTCTACGTCACCACCAGCAACTGCGACGGCCGCGGCGACTGCGGACCGCGCAAGGACGTCATCCTGCGCATCCGCCGGTGA
- a CDS encoding 2-oxo acid dehydrogenase subunit E2 translates to MKSFRHAYKAPRDPSAYASIEVRMERALAYVEEVRARSGQRLTVTHLVAKAAADALRRYPEANVILRWNRPWLRRRVGVCVLVVQPHHLGRVDLTTATVHDADRLSLQDFAAAMEERVQNVRHRRDAVIERGKRRSYRIPGLFMNAALDLLSFVWFTLNVDLAWVGMPRDPFGSVAVSNVGSLGLERAWLAMVPYTRVALYLAPGAVRDVPVVDGDSLVPGKGMTLSCTFDARLLDDELAARVLRHIGDALEDPESAWGPPEVPR, encoded by the coding sequence GTGAAATCCTTCCGCCACGCCTACAAGGCTCCCAGGGACCCGAGTGCCTACGCTTCGATCGAGGTACGCATGGAGCGTGCGCTCGCGTACGTGGAGGAGGTCCGCGCCCGCTCGGGCCAGCGCCTCACGGTGACGCACCTGGTGGCCAAGGCCGCCGCGGATGCGCTGCGCCGCTACCCGGAGGCCAACGTCATCCTGCGCTGGAACCGCCCGTGGCTGCGTAGGCGCGTGGGCGTCTGTGTCCTCGTGGTGCAGCCGCATCACCTCGGCCGCGTGGACCTCACCACCGCCACCGTGCATGACGCGGACAGGCTCTCGCTCCAGGACTTCGCCGCGGCCATGGAGGAGCGCGTCCAGAACGTGCGCCACCGCCGGGATGCCGTCATCGAACGGGGCAAGCGGCGCTCCTACCGCATCCCCGGCCTCTTCATGAACGCCGCCCTGGACCTGCTCTCCTTCGTCTGGTTCACCCTCAACGTGGACCTCGCCTGGGTGGGCATGCCGAGAGACCCCTTCGGCTCCGTCGCCGTCTCCAACGTGGGCTCGCTGGGGCTCGAGCGGGCCTGGCTGGCCATGGTGCCCTACACCCGCGTGGCCCTCTATCTCGCCCCGGGTGCCGTGCGTGACGTCCCCGTGGTCGATGGGGATTCACTCGTGCCCGGCAAGGGGATGACCCTCTCCTGCACCTTCGACGCGCGCCTCCTCGACGACGAGCTCGCCGCGCGCGTCCTGCGTCACATCGGTGATGCGCTGGAGGACCCCGAGTCCGCCTGGGGACCGCCCGAGGTCCCGCGATAA
- a CDS encoding NUDIX hydrolase, whose product MRLPLVLLLTLTTTVSAAPRPQVPAGYWPESRVEELLAKTETIRLAPDLSRLTPEEQRAVKDLLEVGGILQRIYEESRHPEALEAYARLTRMDQQTGGAKRTRDLLTLYRLSQGPIATTLDNKREAFLPVAAELPTRNVYPSDLTREEVEAFLAQHPETRDELLGERTVVRRATKASLAGDLAALAKYPALALLHPRLSPNLKSLAKKPDPKTLYAVPYPVAYANDFVRAYELLMSAADSVEKGDGELARYLRNRARDLLSNDYESGDAAWVTGRFQRLNAQIGSYETYDDALFGVKAFHGMSLLLANEEATRELRRALSGLQAIEDALPYASHKRIREDIPVGIYEVIADFGQARGTNTATILPNDALFAHRYGRTILLRENIMKNPDIFAADARVWRAVTADAHASDLAAEGNFQRTLWHEIGHYLGVDRDARGRALDVALEDYADALEEMKADLASLFALHAMNKGGTVSDATLRAVRASGIRRTLQNAKPRRDQPYQTMQLIQFNWFLEHGLLQADPKTARLTIHYERYLEVVTSLLKEVLAVQHAGDKAAAARFFERWGTWTPELHDVLAARVREAQGARFRIVHYSALGE is encoded by the coding sequence ATGAGATTGCCGCTCGTCCTCCTGCTCACGCTCACCACGACCGTCTCCGCCGCGCCCAGGCCCCAGGTTCCCGCCGGCTACTGGCCCGAGTCCCGCGTCGAGGAGCTCCTCGCCAAGACCGAGACGATCCGCCTCGCGCCCGACCTCTCGCGCCTCACCCCCGAGGAGCAGCGCGCGGTGAAGGACCTCCTGGAGGTGGGGGGCATCCTCCAGCGCATCTATGAGGAATCGCGGCACCCCGAGGCACTCGAGGCGTACGCACGCCTCACCCGGATGGACCAGCAGACCGGGGGGGCGAAGCGGACGCGGGACCTGCTCACCCTCTATCGGCTCTCCCAGGGCCCCATCGCGACGACGCTCGACAACAAGCGCGAGGCCTTCCTCCCCGTGGCCGCCGAGCTGCCCACGCGCAATGTCTACCCGTCCGACCTCACACGCGAGGAGGTCGAGGCCTTCCTGGCCCAACACCCGGAGACGCGTGACGAGCTCCTCGGCGAGCGCACCGTCGTCCGCCGTGCGACGAAGGCCAGCCTGGCGGGAGATCTCGCGGCGCTCGCGAAGTACCCGGCGCTCGCGCTGCTGCACCCCCGGCTCTCCCCGAACCTGAAATCGCTCGCGAAGAAGCCCGACCCGAAGACGCTCTACGCCGTGCCGTACCCGGTCGCGTACGCGAACGACTTCGTGCGCGCGTACGAGCTGCTCATGAGCGCCGCGGACTCGGTGGAGAAGGGGGATGGGGAGCTCGCGCGCTACCTCCGCAACCGGGCGAGAGATCTGCTCTCCAACGACTACGAGAGCGGGGACGCGGCCTGGGTGACGGGCCGCTTCCAGCGCCTCAACGCGCAGATCGGCTCCTACGAGACGTATGATGACGCGCTCTTCGGCGTGAAGGCGTTCCATGGGATGAGCCTGCTCCTGGCGAACGAGGAGGCGACCCGCGAGCTGCGCCGGGCCCTGAGTGGCTTGCAGGCCATCGAGGACGCACTGCCCTACGCGAGCCACAAGCGCATCCGCGAGGACATCCCGGTCGGCATCTACGAGGTCATCGCCGACTTCGGGCAGGCGCGCGGTACGAACACCGCGACCATCCTCCCCAATGACGCGCTCTTCGCGCACCGCTACGGCCGCACCATCCTGCTGCGCGAGAACATCATGAAGAACCCCGACATCTTCGCCGCCGATGCGCGCGTCTGGCGCGCCGTCACCGCGGACGCGCACGCGAGCGACCTGGCCGCCGAGGGGAACTTCCAGCGGACGCTGTGGCACGAGATCGGTCACTACCTGGGCGTCGACCGGGACGCGCGGGGGCGGGCGCTCGACGTGGCGCTGGAGGACTACGCGGACGCGCTCGAGGAGATGAAGGCGGATCTCGCCTCGCTCTTCGCGCTGCACGCGATGAACAAGGGCGGCACGGTGAGCGACGCCACGCTGCGCGCGGTGCGGGCCTCCGGCATCCGGCGCACGTTGCAGAACGCGAAGCCGCGCCGCGACCAGCCGTACCAGACGATGCAGCTCATCCAGTTCAACTGGTTCCTGGAGCATGGGCTGCTCCAGGCCGACCCGAAGACCGCGCGTCTCACCATCCACTACGAGCGCTACCTGGAGGTCGTCACCTCGCTCTTGAAGGAGGTGCTCGCCGTGCAGCACGCGGGGGACAAGGCCGCCGCCGCTCGCTTCTTCGAGCGCTGGGGCACGTGGACTCCCGAGCTGCACGACGTGCTCGCCGCCCGCGTCCGCGAGGCCCAGGGCGCCCGCTTCCGGATCGTCCACTACTCGGCCCTGGGCGAGTAG
- a CDS encoding BMP family lipoprotein, with translation MSPRHLLLLVLAVLSACKSNKEAPAAAEKSPAPAAAAPTPAATRPKVGLVLGLGGRGDQAFNDSALRGLELWAAGVKHEEGGYKPLASEEREASFGPDLAERKSQLAPLDITPVVLQSRVAEDYEPNLQLLVDQGVSLSVAVGFMLENAVETVAKRNPDMRFLLVDSPLLNERNEPYTLPNVRTVVFREEEGCYLVGALAGLVTKSGKVGFVGGMEIPLVKRFEAGFRAGVAATNPKAQVIVNYTGSFTHFALGKQVGQDMLSKGPDVIFAAAGVDGLGAIQAVKEARDEGRPVYVIGVDSDPTHLAPKAVLSAVVKRVDLVVYEAVRDRVRDRFQGGNQSLGLKEGGITYAPVRLDFPGKQDALRTLEELKARIISGDVRVPTHPDQLPGSGKTRP, from the coding sequence ATGAGCCCACGCCACCTCCTGCTCCTCGTCCTCGCCGTGCTGTCGGCCTGCAAGAGCAACAAGGAAGCACCCGCCGCGGCGGAAAAATCACCCGCTCCGGCGGCCGCGGCCCCAACGCCAGCGGCCACGCGGCCGAAGGTGGGGCTCGTGCTGGGACTGGGAGGCCGGGGAGACCAGGCCTTCAACGACTCGGCGCTGCGCGGGTTGGAGCTGTGGGCCGCGGGCGTGAAGCACGAGGAGGGCGGCTACAAGCCGCTGGCGTCCGAGGAGCGCGAGGCCTCGTTCGGGCCGGACCTGGCGGAGCGGAAATCCCAGCTCGCCCCGCTCGACATCACCCCCGTCGTCCTCCAGAGCCGGGTGGCGGAGGACTACGAGCCCAACCTGCAACTGCTCGTGGACCAGGGGGTATCGCTCTCCGTGGCGGTGGGCTTCATGCTGGAGAACGCCGTGGAGACGGTGGCGAAGCGCAACCCGGACATGCGGTTCCTCCTGGTGGACAGCCCGCTGCTGAATGAACGGAACGAGCCGTACACGCTGCCCAACGTGCGCACGGTGGTGTTCCGCGAGGAGGAGGGCTGCTACCTGGTGGGGGCACTGGCCGGACTGGTGACGAAGAGCGGCAAGGTGGGCTTCGTGGGCGGCATGGAAATCCCGCTGGTGAAGCGGTTCGAGGCGGGCTTCCGGGCCGGCGTGGCCGCCACGAATCCCAAGGCGCAGGTCATCGTCAACTACACGGGGAGCTTCACCCACTTCGCGCTCGGCAAGCAGGTGGGACAGGACATGCTGTCGAAGGGGCCGGACGTCATCTTCGCGGCGGCCGGAGTGGACGGGCTGGGCGCCATCCAGGCGGTGAAGGAGGCGCGCGACGAGGGCAGGCCGGTGTACGTCATCGGCGTGGACTCGGACCCGACCCACCTGGCGCCGAAGGCGGTGCTGTCCGCGGTGGTGAAGCGGGTGGACCTCGTCGTCTACGAGGCGGTGCGTGACAGGGTGCGAGACCGCTTCCAGGGCGGCAACCAGTCACTGGGCCTCAAGGAGGGCGGCATCACCTACGCCCCGGTGCGCCTCGACTTCCCCGGCAAGCAGGACGCCCTGCGCACGCTGGAGGAGCTGAAGGCCCGAATCATCTCGGGCGACGTCCGGGTGCCCACCCATCCCGACCAGCTCCCGGGGAGCGGCAAGACCCGCCCCTGA
- the glnA gene encoding type I glutamate--ammonia ligase — protein MTTKTAKDVLSFAKEHGAQMVSLRFIDFIGRWRHFAVPLHELSEGIFEEGLGFDGSSIKGWLEIHNSDMLVMPDPNTAVMDPFTQTPTLVLLCNVSDPITKEQYMRDPRNIAARAEKYLKSTGLADTAYFGPEAEFFIFDGVRYSTDPHHMFFEIDSIEGAWNTGREEPGGNLGYKPNYKDAYNAVMPTDAHNDLRDEMVRILGEVGIIVERQHHEVATAGQSEIDFRFDTLVKTADNLMWFKYVLKNVAARHGKAVTFMPKPLYGDNGSGMHTHQSLWKGGKPLFAGEGYAGMSEMALHYIGGILKHARALAAICNPTNNSYKRLVPGYEAPVNLAYSSRNRSASIRIPMFSASPKAKRLEFRSPDPSCNPYLAFAAQLMAGLDGIENKIDPGEPLDKDIYGLSPEELKDVPKMPGSLDEALDCLKKDHKFLLKGDVFSEDSLNSWIEQKQKEVDAIRLRPHPMEYQLYFDI, from the coding sequence ATGACCACCAAGACGGCGAAGGACGTGCTTTCGTTCGCGAAGGAGCACGGCGCGCAGATGGTGAGCCTGCGCTTCATCGACTTCATCGGTCGCTGGCGCCACTTCGCGGTTCCGCTGCACGAGCTGAGCGAGGGTATCTTCGAGGAGGGCCTCGGCTTCGACGGCTCGTCCATCAAGGGTTGGCTGGAGATTCACAACTCCGACATGCTGGTGATGCCGGACCCGAACACCGCGGTGATGGATCCGTTCACGCAGACGCCGACGCTGGTGCTGCTGTGCAACGTGAGCGATCCCATCACCAAAGAGCAGTACATGAGGGATCCGCGCAACATCGCCGCGCGCGCGGAGAAGTACCTCAAGAGCACGGGCCTGGCGGACACGGCGTACTTCGGACCCGAGGCCGAGTTCTTCATCTTCGACGGGGTGCGCTACAGCACGGACCCGCACCACATGTTCTTCGAGATCGACTCCATCGAGGGCGCGTGGAACACGGGCCGCGAGGAGCCGGGCGGCAACCTGGGCTACAAGCCGAACTACAAGGACGCCTACAACGCCGTCATGCCCACGGACGCGCACAACGACCTGCGCGACGAGATGGTGCGCATCCTCGGTGAAGTGGGGATTATCGTGGAGCGCCAGCACCACGAGGTGGCGACGGCGGGCCAGTCGGAGATCGACTTCCGCTTCGACACGCTGGTGAAGACGGCGGACAACCTGATGTGGTTCAAGTACGTGCTGAAGAACGTGGCCGCGCGGCATGGCAAGGCGGTGACGTTCATGCCCAAGCCCCTGTACGGGGACAACGGCAGCGGCATGCACACGCACCAGTCGCTGTGGAAGGGCGGCAAGCCGCTGTTCGCTGGCGAGGGCTACGCGGGCATGAGCGAGATGGCGCTGCACTACATCGGCGGCATCCTCAAGCACGCGCGGGCGCTGGCGGCGATCTGCAACCCGACGAACAACTCGTACAAGCGGCTGGTGCCGGGCTACGAGGCGCCGGTGAACCTGGCGTACTCGAGCCGCAACCGCAGCGCGTCCATCCGCATCCCGATGTTCAGCGCGAGCCCGAAGGCCAAGCGCCTGGAGTTCCGCTCGCCGGACCCGAGCTGCAACCCGTACCTGGCGTTCGCCGCGCAGCTGATGGCGGGGCTGGATGGCATCGAGAACAAGATCGACCCGGGCGAGCCGCTGGACAAGGACATCTACGGGCTGTCGCCGGAGGAGCTCAAGGACGTGCCGAAGATGCCGGGCTCGCTGGACGAGGCGCTGGACTGCCTGAAGAAGGACCACAAGTTCCTGCTCAAGGGAGACGTCTTCAGCGAGGACTCGCTCAACAGCTGGATCGAGCAGAAGCAGAAGGAGGTGGACGCCATCCGCCTGCGTCCGCACCCGATGGAGTACCAGCTCTACTTCGACATCTGA
- a CDS encoding pre-toxin TG domain-containing protein, producing the protein MILQDCVMEPGVGPEGVPVREASFRLVLKRALLQEAWGWSGDVVVVLQRAREGWELVDSSAPTASAMRGMRPMVRPSVMPAHGSSTAASTLSSRADGSDTALPERDERKKVEAERWKAVEAKLEEYLQWGMRLMETHVAHLRRIAPGHRLTDHPLREKSLSALVSATLGWAYAHTEDPDFLRRGPSEVALYLLASRSALATAIELGKRAPPHLDYTPPPEDTYTSEELLLELAVGFTPGVGEVTELEAALTGFSLTGHRLSEPERVLSAVGVLLPFVNGKLLKQGGEGALQRVALLTGKGLDEVRVLSRVASHLAPEDVREIERLLRNASEGRVLTQGELEFLQRVALRLETPVREASEALRRGDKLPLLGVRTLTDGSRLLPGTPEHLAQCWVDYQFRHPGKYPRFSYGVDPEWERLYRSILANKPVGNAFENATLARQGYMKNTAMMVPPPGGMASGFIPDSVLGNPGELVWGKPYHFVEAKARDELAHTGNLKVMLDYVREYGGHVELWVRSARHPDGATRLTKPLQNVLRELEDIGRVTLLSHP; encoded by the coding sequence ATGATTCTCCAGGACTGTGTCATGGAGCCGGGAGTGGGGCCCGAAGGCGTGCCGGTGCGAGAGGCCTCCTTCCGCCTCGTGTTGAAGCGGGCATTGCTTCAAGAAGCCTGGGGGTGGAGCGGTGATGTGGTGGTGGTGCTTCAGCGTGCTCGCGAGGGCTGGGAACTCGTGGATTCCTCGGCCCCCACGGCTTCGGCCATGCGAGGCATGAGGCCCATGGTTCGCCCGTCGGTCATGCCGGCCCATGGCTCTTCCACTGCTGCATCCACCCTTTCCTCGCGAGCCGATGGATCGGACACTGCTCTGCCCGAGCGGGATGAGCGGAAGAAGGTGGAGGCCGAGCGCTGGAAGGCGGTCGAAGCGAAGCTGGAGGAGTATCTGCAATGGGGCATGCGGTTGATGGAGACGCATGTCGCGCATCTGCGCCGCATCGCTCCCGGCCATCGCCTCACGGACCATCCGCTGCGTGAGAAGTCGTTGTCGGCCCTCGTAAGTGCCACGCTGGGATGGGCCTACGCTCATACCGAGGATCCGGACTTCCTACGTCGCGGGCCCTCCGAGGTTGCTCTCTACCTGTTGGCGAGCCGATCGGCCCTGGCCACCGCGATCGAGTTGGGCAAGCGGGCCCCACCTCACCTCGACTACACCCCTCCTCCAGAGGACACGTACACCTCGGAGGAGTTGCTGCTGGAGCTCGCGGTGGGCTTCACTCCCGGCGTGGGCGAGGTGACGGAGCTGGAGGCCGCCTTGACCGGATTCAGCCTCACCGGCCACCGTCTCAGCGAGCCCGAGCGCGTCTTGTCCGCCGTGGGGGTGTTGCTGCCCTTCGTGAACGGCAAGTTGCTGAAGCAGGGAGGAGAGGGGGCCCTGCAACGAGTTGCCCTCCTCACCGGCAAGGGTCTGGACGAGGTGCGGGTGCTTTCGCGTGTCGCCTCCCACCTCGCTCCCGAGGATGTGCGGGAGATCGAGCGCCTGTTGCGCAACGCCTCGGAGGGACGTGTTCTGACCCAGGGGGAGTTGGAGTTCCTCCAACGCGTGGCCCTCCGGCTGGAGACGCCCGTGCGCGAGGCCTCCGAGGCGCTCCGGCGTGGAGACAAGCTGCCCCTGCTGGGTGTTCGTACCCTCACGGATGGTTCACGGCTGCTTCCTGGCACTCCCGAGCACCTGGCCCAGTGCTGGGTGGACTACCAGTTCCGCCACCCTGGCAAGTACCCGCGCTTCTCCTATGGGGTGGACCCGGAGTGGGAGCGCCTCTACCGCTCCATCCTCGCCAACAAGCCCGTGGGCAATGCCTTCGAGAACGCCACCCTCGCGAGGCAGGGCTACATGAAGAACACCGCCATGATGGTGCCTCCACCTGGCGGGATGGCTTCGGGTTTCATCCCCGACTCGGTGCTCGGCAACCCCGGCGAGCTGGTGTGGGGCAAGCCCTACCATTTCGTCGAGGCCAAGGCTCGCGACGAGCTGGCCCATACCGGCAACCTCAAGGTCATGCTCGATTACGTGCGCGAGTACGGAGGTCATGTCGAACTCTGGGTTCGTTCCGCTCGGCATCCGGATGGGGCAACGCGGCTCACCAAGCCTCTCCAGAATGTGCTGCGCGAACTCGAAGATATCGGCAGAGTGACGCTCCTCTCCCACCCCTGA
- the yedA gene encoding drug/metabolite exporter YedA, whose product MSTITSSIPTATVPADSTTADTNRGTLYFCLFALYVIWGSTYLAIHWVLEGGFPPFLMAGLRYMVAGSILYTVLRLRGYANPSARQWGAGALIGFLLLVGGNGAVVFAQQWVPSGVVAIVVGSVPLWTALFSGLFGQWPGRAERWGLGIGFCGLVLLNLGSDMSGHLWAVLALLVGPLSWAFGSIWTRRLPMAEGLMSTATQMLTGGVLFLLISFGAGEHLTTLPTPRALLSLGYLIVFGSLVAFSAYGYLLRNARPALATSYAYVNPMVAVLLGTFLAGESLSTWGFLAMGAILGSVGLITRAKR is encoded by the coding sequence TTGTCCACCATCACCTCCTCGATTCCCACCGCCACGGTACCGGCGGACTCCACGACCGCGGACACGAACCGCGGGACGCTCTACTTCTGCCTCTTCGCGCTCTATGTCATCTGGGGCTCGACGTACCTGGCCATCCACTGGGTGCTCGAGGGGGGGTTCCCGCCCTTCCTCATGGCGGGGCTGCGCTACATGGTGGCGGGCTCCATCCTCTACACCGTGCTGAGGCTGCGCGGGTACGCCAACCCCTCGGCGCGCCAGTGGGGAGCGGGCGCGCTCATCGGCTTCCTGCTGCTCGTCGGGGGCAACGGCGCCGTGGTCTTCGCCCAGCAGTGGGTGCCCTCGGGAGTGGTGGCCATCGTGGTGGGCAGCGTGCCGTTGTGGACCGCGCTCTTCAGCGGCCTCTTCGGCCAGTGGCCCGGGCGGGCCGAGCGCTGGGGCCTGGGCATCGGCTTCTGCGGCCTGGTGCTGCTCAACCTCGGCAGCGACATGAGCGGCCACCTGTGGGCCGTGCTGGCGCTGCTGGTGGGCCCGCTGAGTTGGGCGTTCGGCTCCATCTGGACGCGGCGGCTGCCGATGGCGGAGGGGCTCATGTCCACCGCCACGCAGATGCTCACCGGCGGCGTCCTCTTCCTGCTCATCAGCTTCGGAGCGGGCGAGCACCTCACCACCCTGCCGACACCGCGCGCCCTCCTGTCGCTGGGCTACCTCATCGTCTTCGGCTCGCTGGTGGCCTTCAGCGCCTACGGCTACCTGCTGCGCAACGCCCGGCCGGCGCTCGCCACCAGCTACGCCTACGTCAACCCGATGGTGGCCGTGCTGCTCGGCACGTTCCTCGCGGGCGAGTCGCTGAGCACCTGGGGCTTCCTCGCCATGGGAGCCATCCTCGGCTCGGTGGGCCTGATCACGCGCGCGAAGCGCTGA
- the hrcA gene encoding heat-inducible transcriptional repressor HrcA translates to MSEELGEREKEVLRAVVQEYIARGGPVGSQHLARKPEFDVSSATLRNVLADLEELGFLEKPHTSAGRVPTDRGYRFYVDTLVQLRDPGPRDRELIHAGLAHETGMEEMLGEASRLLHSLTRHAGVVVTPRPDVAIFHRIEFVRLREDRVLAILVGQNGQVINKLLSVDFPVTSDELLKASNYLSELLHEVTLEEARERIRGELDQEQALYNVLTAKALKLGAAATDLQTGERVLIEGTGSFLEQPEFADVERMRALFKALGEKHKLLALLDRVQRAREMQIFIGTESEFSSAGDVTVIASPYGSREQVLGTVGVIGPTRMNYQRIIPLVNFTAQALSSALDKA, encoded by the coding sequence ATGTCCGAAGAGTTGGGTGAGCGCGAGAAGGAAGTCCTCCGAGCCGTCGTGCAGGAATACATCGCCCGGGGTGGCCCGGTCGGGAGCCAGCACCTGGCGCGCAAGCCGGAGTTCGACGTGTCCTCCGCCACGCTGCGCAACGTGCTGGCGGACCTGGAGGAGCTGGGCTTCCTGGAGAAGCCCCACACCTCCGCTGGCCGGGTGCCCACGGACCGTGGCTATCGCTTCTACGTGGACACGCTGGTGCAGCTGAGGGACCCGGGGCCGCGCGACCGCGAGCTCATCCACGCGGGGCTCGCGCACGAGACGGGCATGGAGGAGATGCTCGGCGAGGCCTCGCGCCTGTTGCACTCGCTCACCCGGCACGCGGGAGTCGTCGTCACCCCGCGCCCGGACGTGGCCATCTTCCACCGCATCGAGTTCGTCCGGCTGCGGGAGGACCGCGTGCTGGCCATCCTCGTGGGGCAGAACGGCCAGGTCATCAACAAGCTGCTGTCGGTGGACTTCCCCGTCACCTCGGACGAGCTGCTCAAGGCGAGCAACTACCTGTCCGAGCTGCTGCACGAGGTGACGCTGGAGGAGGCGCGCGAGCGCATCCGGGGCGAGCTGGACCAGGAGCAGGCGCTCTACAACGTGCTGACGGCCAAGGCGCTCAAGCTGGGGGCGGCGGCCACGGACCTGCAGACGGGGGAGCGGGTGCTCATCGAGGGCACGGGCTCGTTCCTGGAGCAGCCCGAGTTCGCGGACGTGGAGCGCATGCGCGCGCTCTTCAAGGCGCTGGGGGAGAAGCACAAGCTGCTGGCGCTGCTGGATCGGGTGCAGCGGGCGCGCGAGATGCAGATCTTCATCGGCACCGAGAGCGAGTTCTCCTCGGCGGGGGACGTGACGGTCATCGCGAGCCCCTACGGCAGCCGGGAGCAGGTGCTGGGGACGGTGGGGGTCATCGGGCCCACGCGGATGAACTACCAGCGCATCATCCCGTTGGTGAACTTCACCGCGCAGGCCCTCTCGAGCGCGCTGGACAAGGCGTGA